The Fulvivirga maritima genome segment TTTATTGGTCACCTCTGCCCAGTTTAAACTAGTATTATAAAAACCTGTTTCAACAGGTAGTGATTTAAGTCCGATAAGGTCTGAACTTATCCGTTGGTAAGCATCAAAAATCACATTAATACGGTTGTTAACTATTCCAAGGTCAATCCCAACATTATAATTTTTAGTTTTCTCCCAGCGTAGCTTATCATTGGGAGGAGAACTTACTTGAACCTGCTGTTCAGTATTTCTTGGAAGAATAGAGCCAGCACTATAAGTACCCACCACATAAGGAGAAGTATTTCTGTCTATATTTCCTTGTATACCATAAGATGCTCTCAATCTAAGGTTAGAAATAACAGGATTTTCAGCCAGGAAGTTTTCCTCAGAAGCCACCCAAGATCCGGAAATAGACCATAACGGTAAATATTTATACTTAGGATCTACGCCGAACAGGTTAGAACCGTCGTATCTCAAACTTCCGAAAAATACATATTTCCTATCATAAGTATAAGAAGCCGTACCATAGAATGATGTGTAAGCATTCTCAGCTGTTGATCTGTTATAAGTTCTATATATACCTTCGTTAGCATCGCTTTCATTTGGAAAAATGATTGGCGTAGTGGTTAATGCATTTTCATCATAGCCAAACCCTTGGGTGTTGATTAACTTAGAATCAGACCTTCTTAGCTCAGAGCCTATTAATGCATCAACTTCATGCTTGTCTCCAATGAAAGTATTATACTGCAACTGTGATTTCCAGTTATATTGGAAAAAATCTTCCTCCCAGTTTTGAATTATTCCGCCTTCTGGCAAGAAATAATAATAGTCTCCTATACTGGAATCCCAGCGCCTGCTTCTTTCCCTAAATTTTCGTGTAAAATAAGTATCGCCAGTAGCAAATTTCTCAGTGCTACTATGATCCAATTGCAATCCTAATTGTGTAGAGATAGTAAGATCAGTAAAAATATCATATGATAAATCAAATATTGACTTAATAGCTCTATTATTTAATTCATAGGATGTATTCTCCCTTTCTTCCAGAAAAGAAAACGGCACTTGTTGGTCTCCTTCTCCCTCTATATCCTGATCATAATTATAGTTGCCATCTTCATCATATGGGTTAAGATAAGCATTAGCAGTACGAGCATAGTAAGCTGGATTACTAAAGACACCTGTACCTGTAACATAAGATTTTTTGTCTGTGCTAGATCCTAAAAATGTAATACCGGCCTTCCATTTATCTGATAAGTTGAAGTTATTCTTAACTGTTAAATTATACCTCTCCAAGCCAGTTCCTATAGTAGTACCATCTTCATCATAATAGCCTACTGAAACATAATAGTCAGCCACGTCGCCTCCACCTGAAAAGCTGAGATTATACTGCTGATTTATTGCAGATTGATATAGTTCATCACCCCAATCGGTAGACTGTGTTCTTAAACGATTTATTTGTGCTTGTGTTTGCTGAGATAAAGATGAGAAGCCACCATTTCTGTAGGCATCTAGTTCGCCGGAATTATTCAATATTCTCATTACTTCACCTTTATCCGTGCGATAGTTAAGATCTGTACGGCTTGCCAAGCCTAATTCAAAATCTACCTTTTGATTAGAATTCATGAGATTAAGCTTGTCAAAATCAGGCCTGAAGTTATAAAAAGCATTTGCTGAAAAGTTTACTTTCATAGCACCCTTTTTTCCGCTCTTGGTTGTAACCACTATAACGCCATTTGCAGCTCTAGCACCATAAATAGCAGTAGCCGCAGCATCCTTTAAAATAGTAATATCTTCAATATCCTCAGGGCTAATTCCTGCAATAGAATAGTTAGCTAACTGATCTATGTTGTCTTTATCTGAAAAATCAGGAATATCATTACCTTGCAAAGGCATACCATCTACCACCCAAAGAGGATCTTGTGGCCCATTTAATGATGCCGTACCTCTTATTCGGATTTTTGCCGGGGTACCTGGCGCTCCTGTTTGAGGCGTTACCACTACACCTGGTGCCTGACCTACCAGTAGCTGATCTACACTGGCCACACCTATTTGCTGGTTTTCTTCTATGCCTACATTAGCTATAGAAGAGGTAAGCTTTCGCTTTTCAACCGTCTGATAACCCGTAATGACTACTCCAGATAAAGAACTGATTTCTTCTTTTAGTTGAATTTCATAGTGATCAGTAGTTCCTAGTTCTAAGGTTTGGCTTTCAAACCCAATAAAACTGATAATCACATGACTTACATTTTTGGGCACTTGTAAAGAAAAATTACCATCGGCATCAGTTACCGTACCCACACTTGTAGACTCAATAATACCGTCTACCCCCGTTTCATTTGAGATGGATTGAGAAGCAATGTAAACCGAAGCTCCTGGCAAAGCCATATTATCCGCTTCAGAAAAAACACGCCCCGTAATTACCCTCTTGTTTTGACTAAACGCCAATACTGGCAATAGTAGAAAAATTAATAGTAGAACTTTTTTCATTAAAAAATATTTAAAAGTTTAAAACCTGTTCTATTCTGTTTATCAAATCGAGATAATGCATTTTGGTAGCGTCATCTCCTTTTTTCCTCTTCTTTTTCAGTAGTTCTAAAATGGTATACAGCTCTCCCTTTTTTAAAGAGGCAACTTCTGAGACCCTTTTCATAGAACTGAAATTTATATTTCGCACCGAGCGAGAAGATTCCAGAGAATAGCCGCATGGAAGTGATTCCCGTAGAGAAATGAAGTCATCATCTATGCTCTTATTATTGGTTTTTTCAAACAACTTGTTTATATCAATAATGAGCACATCTACATAGTTCTTCTGCGCCATTCTCTCAAAAGCATTAAGTGGTTTATTATGAAGGGTATTTTTAAAAACGTGGCTTCTTACTTGAGAAAATAAATCCTGAACAGTGTAAGTTTCAGCTTTATCGTCCGCAATCAATTCTGACTCTAGTAAGCGTAATAATCGCTGATCATTAAATAAATTATACAGCACATAATTTTGCAGATCACGAGCTGTAGAGTAAGGGGAGTATTCAAAAGGCCCCATAGGAGAATCTTTCAGCGGAAATGTTTTACTAAGAATCTCCTTATCTAAAAAGAGCCATTCTGGTAAAGAAAATACATTTTCATTGAGGTATTTAACCGCCTTTTGCTGCATAGCGAAAGGTACTGGCTCATAGGCATTTCTATTATCTCCGTGGGTCAACTTGTTTAAATAAACTCCGCCCACATTATTCATTACATGATTATTATAAAGTTGCCATTGGCCTATAACTCCCATATAAAGCTTGCCTGTATTATAATAGCTTTCATTTTCCTGGTAAGTCCAATCTATGGCATGGGCTAACACTCTTTTTAAATTCTTTAGACCATATGTACTGGCTTTAACCGCATCATCTCCTAAATCTTCTGATTGTGAGCGTGGGTCAATGACATTTCTATAGTCTTGCTGCTCTCCATAAGTATAAAGAGGATCATCTGAGTGAGTATTTACTAATTGGTAAAGAAAGGTCTTCTCTGTTTTCTCATCAGGAAACCACTGATAGCCCCATTGAATAGCATATTTATCATAAATCCCTATTTTAGGTGTGATAGCGGTAACTCCATCTTCTGGCTGAGCCACATAATTATAGCGGGCATAATCCATAATAGAAGGAGCAGTTCCTCCCATTTTGTCTGTAAAAGTTTTCGATCTAAGTGAATCTACCGGGAAAGCATAAGACGCTCCCATATTATGCTTAAGTCCAAACGTGTGGCCTACCTCATGAGAAGAAACAAAGCGAACAGCTTCTCCCATTAGCTGGTCTTCAAAAACATTATGCCTGGCTCGCTCATCTATAGCTCCTGTTTGAATGCGCATCCAACTCTGCAATGAAGTCATTACATTATGCCACCAAATAATATCGGCTTCTATGATCTCTCCACTACGAGGATCTACCACAGAAGGCCCCATAGCATTAGACTTTGGAGAAGCTGCATAGGTAATTACAGAGTAACGAACATCATCCAAATCAAAATCCTTATCTTCTTCTGATGGGAGTTTAGCAATTACGGCATTTTTAAAACCCGCCTGTTCAAAAGCCACTTGCCAGTCATGCACACCATCTATTATATAAGATCTCCATTTTTCTGGTGTAGAAGGATCAATATAGAATACAATGGGTTTAGCTGGCTCTACTAGTTCACCTCTGAGATACTTATCCACATCCTCGGGTTTCGGTTCCAACCTCCATCGTGTGATCAACTCCTTCTCATCCATAGCCTGCTGCTCATCATTAAAGTACCAGTGCTTTTTAGAGAAAAATCCTACTCTCTCATCCAGGTAGCGAGGTTGCATAGGCTTTTCTGACAGTAAAACTATATTACATGCCACGGTAATGGTTAATGGAACCGTTGTCCCTCCGTCAGGAATAGCCGCACTTAGATCTGACTTGACCATTACATTTAGTGGAAAAGTTTTAATGCTTTTGATCATAGAAAGGTTAGAAAGCGCCGAACTTCCTAGACCTGTATTATTAAAAACATCATAAAAACTCTTGCTGCCACCATTAAATGCCTTATTGACTTTAATGATAGTTGAACCCGCTCTTTTGTTATAAGAAACCGTTTCAAACACCTCTACTATGCTGCTAGAAAAATTGTTTTTAACAGAAATAGTAATGGCATCATCTTCTGGCGAAGATACCATCGGTATGTATGTGCGGGCCCACACCTTATTTCTTAAAGTATCCTTTTCAAAACGGATGACTTTATTTTCAAACTCCATACCCTTGTTCAGTCCAGCTTCATTGAGCTGAAAAGGAACTTTGGAGATTTTGCTTACAATTAGAAACTCTCTGTTAAAAAGAGAATCAGGTATTTCAAAATAATAGTCTTCTTTTTGGTTAATAATATTAAATAGACCTGTTTGCAAGTCTGCATCCTTCAGAAGCTCATCATAACTCTTCAACCCTGAGGTATCAGTGGAGTCCTTTTCTACTTTCTTTTCTTCATCCTTTTTATCTTGAGCATGCAATGGAAAAAAGACATAAATGCCAACAAAACATACTATTGATAAAGCAAGCTTTTTAAACATAATTACATTTAACATTTAGTTAAAATTCCCTTAAAGATGTTTTTACTAATGGTAGAAATGAAATGAAAGGGAGTGAAGAGGTTAAAAAGTGGAGTGAAACTTACATGTTATGGCAACAAAGGCAGCTTACACACAAAACTTTTTTCTTCTATGCGTGTTTCGAAACCTTCCTTACGGTAAAACTCATAAATGCTATCAAGGTATTTTAGCCCGAATTTGCTGCCAGCCTCTGCATTTCTTTTTGGCTGATAGGTATTGCTGATTTCAAGATAATTAGAAGTAACTCTAATCTTGATCATAAGTGGGGCCTCATGGGTAGCAATATTATGCTTTAAAGCATTCTCTACCACAGTTTGTAGTGCCAGATAGGGTAGCTCCAAAGTGAGCGCCTCAGTATCTTGCGTTACAATACCAGTCTTTAATTTTTTACCAAACCGAATGTTTTGCAAAAAGAGAAATTCCTCCACTATTTTCAATTCCTCTTCTACTGTTGCCAGGTTATTCTCAGGCCTATCAGTAAGGTAGCGGTATAAATTACTTAGCTTATAAGTGAATTTTTGAGATAGAGACTGATCATGATCTATAAGCGTATATAAGGTATTTAGTGAGTTGAAAAGTAAATGAGGATTGATCTGATTCTTAAGCTGCTGTAGCTGAAAAAATGCGCTTTCTCTCTTAAATACTTCTTTTTCCAGAGCCAAATCTGCTTTTTCCTTCTCTAACTGTTCTTTTTCCTTGTGCTCTTTATTTATTCTGTAAGTAAACGCATAGAAAACAAACAGAAGCAATAAAGTAGAAATCAAATAAGTAACAAAAGCATACCTCTTTATTAAATTAACATCTTCCTCATTCAGGCTTTTAGGGAAATTCACAGAAACATACCATCTTTCTTGCCCCATTTGCATAGGCCTCAAAAAACTTATTACATCTAATTTTAGATATTCAGAATCTGCTATTTTTTCATGAAAATCAGTGTTTTGAAAAATGGTGTCTTCGGCCTCTAAAGGAGCAAAACTGAACACATTTCTACCTATTTTTTCTGCCTCTGGGTGTAGCAGGCAAGTGCCATTCTGATCAAAAATATAAGCATATGAGAGCGAATAATAATCTACGTTATAGAAAAATTGCTGCAGCACGCCTAGCGGAATGTCATAACCAAAATACACAATACCGCTGTCAGTAGGAATAGTTATTTGGTTTCTCCAGACATAACCCTCTCCATAGCTCTCTATTTTACTAATATTATCATCTGCTAATCTGGCTCCCAAAAACTGTTTTACATTTTCTTTTTGCTTTTGGCGGCTATTAAATTGTGCGTTACTTATGCCTTCATCAGTTTTCAAAAAGAGCCAGTTTCTATAAATAGTAGTATCTAAAAACTGAAGTGAATTAAGCATGGTAAAATTATGATACTCATCTTCAAACGTAGAAGGAGTATCCATGAGCCTTCGGGCATCATCTAACGGTTTTTGTAAAACCTTAAATTCATGCTCCAGATCATAAAATTTCTTCTGAAAACTTCGTCTGGCGATATCTTCACTCACATCTTTTACCTCTAATGATATGAGGCTGCTGAGTACAAAAGTAGCAATGATAGTAATTACCACCATCACAGAAATGACCCACAAAAACCTTCTCCCCTTAAAAAACTTCTTCATTACTTTTGCCAACAAAATCGTTCATGCTACACTTATACCTGGTACAAAATTAATCATTATCAGGTATTTAAGAACCATCATGAACTATCAGCCTAATTCATTAAGTTTGAAAAATAGATGGGGAGATAATATGAATATAACTATTGTAGAAGATGAAGAGCTGGCCGCTGGTTATTTGGAGAAGATTTTAAAGAAACAACAGGTTATAAAAATCTCAACTATAAACATACTCTCCACAGTAAAAGAGGCCATCAGTTATTTAAGTACAAATACGCCTGATCTCATATTTTTTGATGTGCACCTGGCTGATGGCAGCAGCATGGAAGTGCTGGAAGCAGTAGAAATTAAAGCCCCCATAATATTTACCACCGCTTATGATAAATATGCTATAGAAGCATTTAAGCATTTTACTATTGATTACCTCCTTAAACCGTATGAAGCTGATTCGCTTATAGAAGCTTTGAATAAGCTTAAAACCATGAAAGAGTCTTTCACTCAAGATAAAGGAGCTTTAGTTAGACATTTAAAAGGAGGAGGTTCATCTTTTCAAGAGCGATTTTTAATACAGCACGCCCATCAGCTAAAATCTATTGAAGCAGAAGAAATAGCCTATTTTTATGCATCAGGTAAACACTTATTTATATATACCTTTAGCCGACAGAGCTACTTATATAATAGCACTGTCAGAGATATCATTAGCCAATTAGATCCAAATAGGTTTTTCAAAATAAATCGAAATTATGTGGTTAATATTAAAGCCGTCAATAATGTAGTTAAGGCGAGTTATGCAAAACTTTCAGTAGATCTTTACCCTCCACCACCCGATGAGAACAAAGTTATTCTAAGCAAAACCGAAATCAGCAATTTCAAAAAATGGCTTAATAAATAGCTCTTTTATGATTCTTGTTTCAACAATATTTTATTAAAAACTAAGCCTATACCTGCCCTGATTCTTTTTATTCCTTAACTTTGCGGCTTTAATTTTGTTGAAAGCTGAGTGAAAGCAGGAGAACTTCTTAAACTATATAAAGCAGATAGTATCATCCAAACCATGGCTGAGGTAACTAAGCCTAATGAGGATAAGTGTGTTCAATTAAAGGGATTAAGAGGAAGTTTAGATGCAGTGCTAGTAGCAGCATTGTACCAGATCAACCATCAAAATCACCTTATAGTACTGCATGATAAAGAAGAGGCCGCTTACTTTCACAGCGATCTTCAAAACCTACTCACAGGTAAGGAGGTGTTATTTTTCCCTACCTCTTATAAGCGCCCCTATCAGTTTGAAGAAACTGAAAATGCCAATGTGCTAATGCGGGCGGAAATCCTCAACAGGGTAAATCATAAGGCATCATCTGGTGAAATTATAGTTACTTACCCTGAAGC includes the following:
- a CDS encoding zinc-dependent metalloprotease yields the protein MLNVIMFKKLALSIVCFVGIYVFFPLHAQDKKDEEKKVEKDSTDTSGLKSYDELLKDADLQTGLFNIINQKEDYYFEIPDSLFNREFLIVSKISKVPFQLNEAGLNKGMEFENKVIRFEKDTLRNKVWARTYIPMVSSPEDDAITISVKNNFSSSIVEVFETVSYNKRAGSTIIKVNKAFNGGSKSFYDVFNNTGLGSSALSNLSMIKSIKTFPLNVMVKSDLSAAIPDGGTTVPLTITVACNIVLLSEKPMQPRYLDERVGFFSKKHWYFNDEQQAMDEKELITRWRLEPKPEDVDKYLRGELVEPAKPIVFYIDPSTPEKWRSYIIDGVHDWQVAFEQAGFKNAVIAKLPSEEDKDFDLDDVRYSVITYAASPKSNAMGPSVVDPRSGEIIEADIIWWHNVMTSLQSWMRIQTGAIDERARHNVFEDQLMGEAVRFVSSHEVGHTFGLKHNMGASYAFPVDSLRSKTFTDKMGGTAPSIMDYARYNYVAQPEDGVTAITPKIGIYDKYAIQWGYQWFPDEKTEKTFLYQLVNTHSDDPLYTYGEQQDYRNVIDPRSQSEDLGDDAVKASTYGLKNLKRVLAHAIDWTYQENESYYNTGKLYMGVIGQWQLYNNHVMNNVGGVYLNKLTHGDNRNAYEPVPFAMQQKAVKYLNENVFSLPEWLFLDKEILSKTFPLKDSPMGPFEYSPYSTARDLQNYVLYNLFNDQRLLRLLESELIADDKAETYTVQDLFSQVRSHVFKNTLHNKPLNAFERMAQKNYVDVLIIDINKLFEKTNNKSIDDDFISLRESLPCGYSLESSRSVRNINFSSMKRVSEVASLKKGELYTILELLKKKRKKGDDATKMHYLDLINRIEQVLNF
- a CDS encoding SusC/RagA family TonB-linked outer membrane protein, translating into MKKVLLLIFLLLPVLAFSQNKRVITGRVFSEADNMALPGASVYIASQSISNETGVDGIIESTSVGTVTDADGNFSLQVPKNVSHVIISFIGFESQTLELGTTDHYEIQLKEEISSLSGVVITGYQTVEKRKLTSSIANVGIEENQQIGVASVDQLLVGQAPGVVVTPQTGAPGTPAKIRIRGTASLNGPQDPLWVVDGMPLQGNDIPDFSDKDNIDQLANYSIAGISPEDIEDITILKDAAATAIYGARAANGVIVVTTKSGKKGAMKVNFSANAFYNFRPDFDKLNLMNSNQKVDFELGLASRTDLNYRTDKGEVMRILNNSGELDAYRNGGFSSLSQQTQAQINRLRTQSTDWGDELYQSAINQQYNLSFSGGGDVADYYVSVGYYDEDGTTIGTGLERYNLTVKNNFNLSDKWKAGITFLGSSTDKKSYVTGTGVFSNPAYYARTANAYLNPYDEDGNYNYDQDIEGEGDQQVPFSFLEERENTSYELNNRAIKSIFDLSYDIFTDLTISTQLGLQLDHSSTEKFATGDTYFTRKFRERSRRWDSSIGDYYYFLPEGGIIQNWEEDFFQYNWKSQLQYNTFIGDKHEVDALIGSELRRSDSKLINTQGFGYDENALTTTPIIFPNESDANEGIYRTYNRSTAENAYTSFYGTASYTYDRKYVFFGSLRYDGSNLFGVDPKYKYLPLWSISGSWVASEENFLAENPVISNLRLRASYGIQGNIDRNTSPYVVGTYSAGSILPRNTEQQVQVSSPPNDKLRWEKTKNYNVGIDLGIVNNRINVIFDAYQRISSDLIGLKSLPVETGFYNTSLNWAEVTNKGWELAISSLNVKTTNFKWSTDFNISHNKSEVNDIQVREDSRLPSREGLPVNAVFVLKTAGIDDNGYPTFIKDGEEISTVEFFKLSDPWADFFPGEFVESNLGTEEFRDLFAYAGDRDPKYSGGITNRFTYKNVSLAVTASFNLKQTVVKDSPYNPAQVDRGRNYTTDILDAWSEDNPNSQLPGIVSPTSGEGDAWMAYKWFNSIDDLNTLSYLDSNVKEMSYVRITSMRLGYSLPGSLTSKLKISGARINLEGRNLLVFGSDYSGYFDPETYGSLYAQPIQRSVSLGLNVSF
- a CDS encoding histidine kinase; protein product: MKKFFKGRRFLWVISVMVVITIIATFVLSSLISLEVKDVSEDIARRSFQKKFYDLEHEFKVLQKPLDDARRLMDTPSTFEDEYHNFTMLNSLQFLDTTIYRNWLFLKTDEGISNAQFNSRQKQKENVKQFLGARLADDNISKIESYGEGYVWRNQITIPTDSGIVYFGYDIPLGVLQQFFYNVDYYSLSYAYIFDQNGTCLLHPEAEKIGRNVFSFAPLEAEDTIFQNTDFHEKIADSEYLKLDVISFLRPMQMGQERWYVSVNFPKSLNEEDVNLIKRYAFVTYLISTLLLLFVFYAFTYRINKEHKEKEQLEKEKADLALEKEVFKRESAFFQLQQLKNQINPHLLFNSLNTLYTLIDHDQSLSQKFTYKLSNLYRYLTDRPENNLATVEEELKIVEEFLFLQNIRFGKKLKTGIVTQDTEALTLELPYLALQTVVENALKHNIATHEAPLMIKIRVTSNYLEISNTYQPKRNAEAGSKFGLKYLDSIYEFYRKEGFETRIEEKSFVCKLPLLP
- a CDS encoding LytR/AlgR family response regulator transcription factor is translated as MNYQPNSLSLKNRWGDNMNITIVEDEELAAGYLEKILKKQQVIKISTINILSTVKEAISYLSTNTPDLIFFDVHLADGSSMEVLEAVEIKAPIIFTTAYDKYAIEAFKHFTIDYLLKPYEADSLIEALNKLKTMKESFTQDKGALVRHLKGGGSSFQERFLIQHAHQLKSIEAEEIAYFYASGKHLFIYTFSRQSYLYNSTVRDIISQLDPNRFFKINRNYVVNIKAVNNVVKASYAKLSVDLYPPPPDENKVILSKTEISNFKKWLNK